Part of the Aquabacterium sp. NJ1 genome, CAACAAGCTGCTGTTCGACACCTACCGCAGCCGCTACAGCCGCGAATACACCCTGGGCATCACCTCGGCGTTGGAGCATTTCACCGCCCTGGGCGCCCATGCCTTGTTCGACAAGCGCGACGTGCTCAAGCAAGCCCACCCCAAGGTGCGCGCCATGTACGCCTGGCACGCCATCGAGGAAGTCGAGCACAAGGGCGTGGCTTACGACGTGATGGTCGATTACGCCAAGGTGGGCTACGCCCTGCGCATCTGGACGCTGCTGCACACCACCGTGATCTTCCCCCTGGTGATCTTCAAGTTCCTGAACTTCATGCTCAAGCAGGACGGGTTCAGCTGGTGGCAACGCGTGAAGCTCAATGCCGGCGGCATCTGGTGGTTGCTCAAGCCGGGTGGTTTTGTGGGCCCGCTCTACAGCCACTACTTCCTGTACTACAAGCCCGGTTACCACCCCTGGGACGAGACCGATCAGCCGGGCTACGAGGAGTGGCTGCAGGCGTTCGACCTGCATCGGGACCCGGTGGAAGCCAGTGAATTGATGCGCGCAGCGATGGCGCGTTGATATTTATTGCATTGACTGCCCTGTAGTTGGTTAGACTTCGGCACACTCCATGGGGGTGTGCCGATTTCGTTTATGCGTATTCCACTGCCACCACAAGCTGTCCTCGAGGCGATGGGCATCAAGCCCATTCCCTTGTTCATGTTGTCCGCCTGGATCAAGGCGGCTGCCAAATGCGGTTTCAATGTCCAGCCCCTGTTCAAGGAGGCCGGCATCAAGATCGACCTGATCCGACTGGAAGATGCCCGCGTCTCGCCTCTGCAGTTGATTTCGCTGCTGGAGCAATGCGTGGCCATGTCCCCGCCGGACAAGCACTTTCCGCTGGTGCTGGGCGACACCTTCGCCTTCGAGTCGCTGCCTGAATTCGAAACCCTGCTGACCACCAGCCCCACCTTGCGCGAGGCCTTGCGCGTGGCGGATCTGGCGCGGCGCATGGTCTTGCCCTGGTTGACGCTGGAGGTCAAGGAAGAGGGTGACCTGGCCAAGGTCATCGTGGGCTTTGATGTGCCCATTCCCAATCTGGCCGGCTACGGGCTGCCCTTGAGTCTGGTGTCCCAAGCCATCCTGGCGTGCATCCGCAAATTCGGCCGCACGCTGCAAGGCTCCGAGCAAGGCTTTGTGGGCGTGACCATGCAATGCCCACCGCCGCCTAATGCGGCGCAGTTCGAGCCCTTCTTTGGCGTGCCGGTCACCTTCAATGCGCCGCAGGACGCGTTGGTGTTTGAGCGCCGCATCCTGGACCAACCGCTGGAAGGTGCCTTCCCGGCCTTGCACGAGCAGGCGCACTTCCTGGCCGAGCAACGCCTGGGCAAGGAGGCGCGCCGCCAGGGTGTGGCCGCCGAGATCGAAGAGTTCATCACCCGCGACCCGAGCTTGCTCGCGCTGGGCGTGGAGGACATGGCCGACCGGCTCAACCTGCACCCCCGCACCCTGCAGCGCCGCCTGAAGGACGAGGGCGACAGCTACCTCCACGTGCAGGCGCGCATGCGCCACCGCCTGGCCTGCCAATGGCTGCGCCAGGGCGACGTGTCCATCGACGACATCAGCGCTCGCCTGGGCTTCTCGGATCGTCGAGCGTTCACCGCCGCGTTCAAGCGCTGGGAGGGGACCACACCCAGTGCCTGGCGGGAGCAGCAGGCTTGATTCTGTGCAGATGTGCTGTTTGACTTTCTAGAAAGTCAAATTGATGAGTTGACTGACATAAGGGGCCAGGTAATGGCCCCTTATTCTTGCTGCTCGCGGGTAAATGCTTGCCACAAAAGGGTTATGCCCTTCATTTTGATCAAGAAAATGTCGCGATTTCATCCTCCCGGATGACGTGCAATATTGCCTATCCAGGCCCCAGCCCATAGTCTGAACTGACTCGGACGCATCTCCGGGTTGCTGCAACAAGCGGGTTAATTTATTGATTACGAATGTTGTCAGATATGTTGTCGATGCTGGAACACAGGCTTGCTCACCATGCTTCAATCGCTGACCACCTCATCTGTTCCGTTGCCCGCGTTGGGCAGCTGGCGCCAGGCTGCCAACGTGTGCGGCTTCACCATCGAGCCGGTGTTTCGTGACGCCGGCATCGTGGCGAGCGAGACCCAGGCGCCCATGAGGGTGCCGCCCTTGAACCTGTTCAAGGCCTTCTCGATGTGCGTGGAACGCGCCAAGGGCCATCACTTCCCGTTTGCCCTGGGTGATTCCTTCGTCTTCGAACACTTCGCCGAGTTCGACGCCTTCATCGCCTCTTGCTCCACGCTGCGCGAGATGCTGGAGCTGGCGAGTTGGGCGCGAGAGCTGCTGGCTCCGTGGATGATCATCCACCTTGATGAGTTCGGTTCCGAGGCACATCTGCGCGTCGAAATGGCGGTGCCGGACCCCGATCCCCGCGCCCTTTGCCATGTGCGTGAAGTGGCCCTGTCGGCCATCAACCAGCTGATCCGCCGCGCCACCAAAGGCTCGCGCTGGCTGCTGTCGGTGCGCGTGGCCAGCACACCTCCCAGCCATCAACAGCAGTTCACCCAGCACTTTGGCGTGCCGGTGTTCTTTGGCGAGGCCGCCGACGCACTGGTGATGGACCGCCGCTGGCTGGACATGCCGCTCAACGCCTTCGTGCCCGAGGCGCACAACCAGGCTCGCATGATGATCGAGCGCCGCATGAGCCGGGAAGTGGGCGAGCGCCGCCTGGTCGAAGAGGTGCGCTGGGCGCTGGAGCGCCGCCCCGAGTTGCTGCGTGATGGCCTGGAGGCCACGGCCGCCGCGCTGGCGCTGCACCCGCGCACCCTGCAGCGCCGCCTGCAGGCCGAGGGCATCAAGTACGTGGACATCCAGTCCCAGGCCAAATGCCAGCGCGCGCAGACCATGCTCAAGCGCCGCGCCATCAGCATGGAGTCCATCAGCATGGAGCTGGGCTTCTCGGACCGCCGTGCCTTCACCTTCGCCTTCAAGCGCTGGACGGGCCTGTCGCCCAGCGCCTATCGCGACCAACTGGGGCAGAACAGCCGTTGAGCCCGCGCAGCATGGGCAGACCCTGATAGAGTCCGGCCCATGTCAGAACGTTCAGATCTTCAAGGCCGGCGCATCGTGCTGGGCCTGACGGGCGGGATCGCCTGCTACAAATCGGCCGAACTGGTGCGCCTGCTGACCAAGGCGGGCGCCACCGTGCAGGTGGTCATGACCGAGGCGGCCGAGGCCTTCATCACGCCGGTCACCATGCAGGCCTTGTCGGGCCGCGCGGTGGTGACCAGCCAGTGGGACGCTCGCGAACCCAACAACATGGCCCACATCAACCTCGGTCGAGAGGCCGATGCCGTGATGGTGGCGCCCGCCAGTGCCGACTTCATCGCCAAGCTGGCGCAAGGCCGGGCTGACGAGCTGCTCAGCCTGCTGTGCCTGGCGCGCCCGCGCGAGCGCTGCCCCTTGCTGGTGGCGCCGGCCATGAACCGCGAGATGTGGTCGCACCCGGCCACGCAACGCAATGTGGCCACGCTGGCGCAAGACGGCACGCTGATCCTCGGTCCCGGTTGCGGTGACCAGGCCTGCGGTGAAGTGGGCGACGGCCGCATGCTGGAGCCCACAGAGTTGCTCGACGAGCTGATCGCCTTCTTCCAGCCCAAGGTGCTGGCCGGCCGCCGCTTGCTGATCACGGCGGGCCC contains:
- a CDS encoding metal-dependent hydrolase, encoding MAKHPEAQHPIIPREKLDFGFDKSIPKYWFGGDAFKSRFFDALSVIFPPGEKFFMTSVRDFRDRVNDPKLLQDIKDFNRQEGQHTLVHNQYNDHLKDQGIDVDYLIDWLNKLLFDTYRSRYSREYTLGITSALEHFTALGAHALFDKRDVLKQAHPKVRAMYAWHAIEEVEHKGVAYDVMVDYAKVGYALRIWTLLHTTVIFPLVIFKFLNFMLKQDGFSWWQRVKLNAGGIWWLLKPGGFVGPLYSHYFLYYKPGYHPWDETDQPGYEEWLQAFDLHRDPVEASELMRAAMAR
- a CDS encoding AraC family transcriptional regulator, producing the protein MRIPLPPQAVLEAMGIKPIPLFMLSAWIKAAAKCGFNVQPLFKEAGIKIDLIRLEDARVSPLQLISLLEQCVAMSPPDKHFPLVLGDTFAFESLPEFETLLTTSPTLREALRVADLARRMVLPWLTLEVKEEGDLAKVIVGFDVPIPNLAGYGLPLSLVSQAILACIRKFGRTLQGSEQGFVGVTMQCPPPPNAAQFEPFFGVPVTFNAPQDALVFERRILDQPLEGAFPALHEQAHFLAEQRLGKEARRQGVAAEIEEFITRDPSLLALGVEDMADRLNLHPRTLQRRLKDEGDSYLHVQARMRHRLACQWLRQGDVSIDDISARLGFSDRRAFTAAFKRWEGTTPSAWREQQA
- a CDS encoding AraC family transcriptional regulator, which produces MLQSLTTSSVPLPALGSWRQAANVCGFTIEPVFRDAGIVASETQAPMRVPPLNLFKAFSMCVERAKGHHFPFALGDSFVFEHFAEFDAFIASCSTLREMLELASWARELLAPWMIIHLDEFGSEAHLRVEMAVPDPDPRALCHVREVALSAINQLIRRATKGSRWLLSVRVASTPPSHQQQFTQHFGVPVFFGEAADALVMDRRWLDMPLNAFVPEAHNQARMMIERRMSREVGERRLVEEVRWALERRPELLRDGLEATAAALALHPRTLQRRLQAEGIKYVDIQSQAKCQRAQTMLKRRAISMESISMELGFSDRRAFTFAFKRWTGLSPSAYRDQLGQNSR